One window of the Natronomonas marina genome contains the following:
- a CDS encoding glycosyltransferase family 2 protein has protein sequence MSYPVTALVLNWNNYDDTSDCVTSLQDQNYDALSILVVDNGSTDGSGRQIEEEHPEIDVIFTGENLGFVGGVNRGVKQIKQSTKENHIWLVNNDIVIDDQNLLEDLTYSLDQNGNIGIITPMVMNYPDTETIWFDKGYINWTWFRRGTKNITDPNNSPDFIYNDYVPFCSSLIRSSVIDEVGLLDDRFFLYGEDIDYSIRVRENGYNIATDTRKKVYHKAFSSSGGSFSPIPSYYDSRNRLLYADKYEDKISKKKFYISYMLWIILLLGYRMINLAPSSSIALLKGVKDGLRKNWGKGPYP, from the coding sequence ATGAGTTATCCCGTAACAGCATTGGTTTTGAATTGGAACAATTACGATGATACAAGCGATTGTGTAACCTCTTTACAAGATCAAAATTATGATGCATTATCCATTCTTGTTGTGGACAATGGTTCAACCGATGGGTCAGGAAGACAAATTGAAGAAGAACACCCTGAGATAGATGTCATATTCACCGGCGAGAATCTCGGTTTTGTCGGAGGGGTGAATAGGGGAGTAAAGCAGATCAAGCAGTCAACAAAAGAAAATCATATTTGGTTGGTGAATAACGATATCGTCATTGATGATCAAAATCTCCTGGAAGATTTAACTTATAGTTTAGATCAGAATGGTAATATAGGTATTATAACACCAATGGTCATGAACTACCCAGACACAGAAACCATTTGGTTCGATAAGGGGTATATAAATTGGACATGGTTTCGTCGAGGGACAAAAAATATCACTGATCCAAACAACTCACCGGATTTTATTTATAACGATTATGTTCCTTTTTGTAGTTCCTTGATTCGATCCTCAGTTATAGATGAAGTGGGTCTATTGGATGATCGGTTTTTCTTGTATGGCGAGGACATAGATTATTCTATTAGGGTGCGCGAGAACGGGTACAACATTGCAACAGACACAAGAAAGAAAGTTTATCACAAAGCATTTTCAAGTTCTGGAGGTTCTTTCAGCCCAATCCCATCGTATTATGATTCTCGGAACCGGTTATTATACGCTGATAAATATGAAGATAAGATATCTAAAAAGAAATTTTATATATCATATATGCTATGGATAATATTACTACTTGGATATAGAATGATTAATTTAGCTCCATCTTCGTCAATCGCCCTTCTGAAGGGTGTTAAAGATGGTTTACGAAAAAATTGGGGAAAAGGACCTTACCCGTAA
- a CDS encoding DUF4277 domain-containing protein: MYLLSDFFKDNDSENLFGDDASAEDLYERRFCWPLDKIADARLRQVLNSVIATAAIIK, from the coding sequence ATGTACCTGCTGTCCGACTTCTTCAAAGACAATGATTCTGAGAACCTCTTTGGTGACGATGCCTCAGCTGAAGACCTCTATGAGCGGCGATTTTGTTGGCCCCTCGACAAGATCGCAGACGCTAGGTTACGCCAAGTCCTCAACTCTGTGATTGCTACAGCCGCTATCATTAAATGA
- a CDS encoding transposase: MYESVYSPREGRICKEGNDHLRWTFVQCANTAVHYTKERYLSQFYWRLSNKRNKPHKVAMWQQRPSC, from the coding sequence ATCTACGAGTCTGTCTACTCCCCTAGAGAGGGCCGGATTTGCAAGGAAGGAAACGATCATTTGCGGTGGACCTTCGTCCAGTGCGCGAATACCGCCGTCCACTACACGAAGGAACGGTACTTGAGTCAGTTCTACTGGCGGTTAAGCAACAAGCGAAACAAACCGCACAAGGTAGCGATGTGGCAACAGCGCCCAAGCTGTTAG
- a CDS encoding sulfatase produces MDDIILITADSLRFDYISYFNPDSPADTPNIDRLAENGSAYQTAIANGPGTVASVPSLLTGEYKPSVKNTTPTIAEELSKVGYKTAGFCPNIQIVGPHLSHMELQRGFDHFDTLLDAVREKSEYTVEKAAHGVGYVSHEVFGEGKIHDTIASIVSYLPLPLARPAPSAEVINNSALEWLDNEVPQNDSCFMWLFYLDTHEPWLPPEEFLPNEYTGVISQYRIQGLNRKFRYFKNLIKDAELEDIQELYSASVEYWDQKVGELIEEIRETRQGDPTIFITSDHGELFGEHGEVSHGNSPWEPLIHVPLIINGPGFGSVDISAPVQNIDISNTIGDVAHTEIPKSFRGSSLLERTRDDEFDRNGVCSIINTNSHEIVYHTGDWKYIHRESGSQLYKVESLLEETEVPDIDHPSLTTQLKEELHERIDHIDFHDELKSEDSSEEIKERLRSLGYIDD; encoded by the coding sequence ATGGATGACATAATCCTCATCACCGCCGACTCTTTGCGATTTGATTATATCTCCTACTTTAACCCAGATTCTCCTGCGGACACCCCTAATATAGACCGGTTGGCAGAAAACGGATCGGCTTACCAAACTGCGATTGCTAATGGACCCGGTACCGTAGCATCTGTACCTTCGTTATTAACGGGCGAATATAAGCCATCGGTAAAAAACACTACTCCAACAATTGCTGAAGAACTCAGTAAAGTTGGTTATAAAACTGCAGGGTTCTGTCCCAATATCCAGATAGTGGGTCCACATTTATCCCATATGGAATTGCAACGAGGTTTTGACCACTTTGATACTCTGCTAGATGCAGTACGAGAAAAATCAGAATATACTGTCGAGAAGGCCGCTCATGGTGTTGGCTATGTTTCTCATGAAGTCTTCGGTGAAGGGAAAATACATGATACTATAGCATCGATTGTATCATATCTTCCTCTTCCACTAGCGCGACCAGCCCCCTCAGCAGAAGTCATCAACAACTCTGCTTTAGAATGGTTGGATAATGAGGTACCTCAAAACGACTCTTGTTTTATGTGGTTATTTTATTTAGACACCCATGAACCGTGGTTGCCTCCGGAGGAATTCCTCCCAAATGAATACACAGGAGTTATCTCTCAGTATAGAATTCAAGGCCTGAATCGAAAATTCAGATACTTTAAAAATTTAATAAAAGATGCGGAATTGGAGGACATCCAAGAGTTATATTCTGCAAGTGTTGAATATTGGGACCAGAAGGTGGGGGAATTGATTGAGGAGATCAGAGAAACCCGTCAAGGTGATCCAACTATCTTCATAACTTCCGATCATGGTGAATTATTTGGTGAACACGGCGAAGTAAGCCATGGGAATTCACCGTGGGAACCTCTCATCCATGTTCCGCTAATAATTAATGGACCTGGGTTTGGCTCGGTGGACATTTCTGCACCGGTACAAAATATTGACATATCTAACACAATTGGTGATGTTGCACACACAGAGATTCCTAAGTCTTTCAGAGGGTCATCATTATTGGAACGAACTCGGGATGATGAATTTGACAGGAATGGTGTTTGTTCAATCATTAACACAAATTCACATGAAATAGTCTACCATACAGGAGATTGGAAGTATATACACAGAGAAAGCGGATCCCAGTTATATAAAGTAGAGAGCCTCCTCGAAGAAACTGAGGTACCTGATATAGATCATCCGAGCCTTACAACCCAATTGAAGGAAGAGCTACATGAACGAATAGACCATATTGATTTCCACGACGAATTGAAATCAGAAGATAGTAGCGAAGAGATTAAGGAAAGACTTCGATCGCTTGGATATATTGATGACTAA
- a CDS encoding glycosyltransferase — MSGKDSGDTVWRFANTRISSEKKEGEFEIDDNYTEYRYKNLIHSGVSALTENLDIPNIYNSSILDLSDPEYLVERAHEAQVIIVERPWQWNYIKDISRDDAILIYSSHDFLAERFSYVKRTIGGDHILSKIKSVEQKAVEEADMVIVTSERDKKMYINEFNIKDKYYVSPNATYKRSGLKDSITEVEVKGRRFQNSSEKTFALFVGGGHRPNIRAVEEIFQMAKMCDELIFMIVGDVCDHFDESETPSNLVLLSFVEDLSNLYSFVDVALNPIINGSGTNIKLLEYFSYGLPVISTPFGARGIDAKDGTHYWEATISEFPEVLGRYHSNQISGDKLSKECKNLIDNRLNWETVSENLMREIKNHR, encoded by the coding sequence ATGAGCGGAAAGGATAGCGGAGATACTGTATGGAGATTTGCAAACACCAGGATCAGTTCTGAGAAAAAGGAGGGGGAATTTGAAATTGATGACAACTATACGGAGTATCGTTATAAAAATCTAATTCATTCAGGGGTTAGTGCGTTAACTGAAAATTTGGACATCCCGAATATATATAATTCAAGCATATTGGACTTGAGTGATCCCGAATATCTTGTTGAAAGAGCTCACGAGGCACAAGTAATTATTGTCGAACGACCATGGCAGTGGAATTATATTAAGGATATCTCAAGAGATGATGCAATTCTAATCTATTCTAGCCATGACTTTCTCGCTGAGAGATTCTCATATGTGAAAAGAACAATAGGAGGAGACCATATACTATCCAAAATAAAATCCGTTGAGCAGAAGGCTGTTGAAGAGGCAGATATGGTTATCGTAACATCAGAAAGAGATAAGAAAATGTATATAAATGAATTCAATATAAAAGATAAATATTATGTTTCCCCCAATGCGACCTATAAAAGATCTGGTTTGAAAGATAGTATAACAGAGGTCGAAGTGAAGGGGAGGAGATTTCAAAACAGTTCAGAAAAGACATTCGCTTTATTTGTCGGGGGAGGTCATAGACCAAATATACGTGCAGTAGAAGAAATTTTTCAGATGGCAAAGATGTGTGATGAACTCATCTTTATGATTGTTGGGGATGTGTGTGATCATTTTGACGAGTCTGAAACGCCATCGAATCTCGTTTTACTTTCATTTGTTGAAGACTTGTCTAACCTATATTCTTTTGTCGATGTCGCATTAAACCCGATTATTAATGGTAGTGGGACAAATATTAAATTGTTAGAATATTTTTCATACGGGTTACCAGTGATATCAACACCGTTTGGCGCCAGAGGGATAGACGCAAAAGATGGCACCCATTATTGGGAAGCCACAATCAGTGAATTCCCAGAAGTTCTGGGTAGATACCACAGCAATCAAATATCTGGGGATAAGCTATCAAAAGAATGCAAAAATCTAATAGATAATAGACTAAATTGGGAAACTGTATCGGAAAATTTGATGAGGGAAATAAAGAACCACCGTTAA
- a CDS encoding lipid II flippase MurJ yields the protein MDLSISASKLTISRIFSIIIGFAGITIFSQKLGASGIGKFFLFQATVAVSGIISDLGVQTAAEKKISGKEDKREFLTASVLLKISTLIIASFIIFTLKAPINHFLNLSEIYLLIVGIWLSELYKTGIKILNAELRVGETAVLRLWRQVCWVLGSIIYLLFINISSDGLILAFLLSYLTSIFWIGAKISITPGYPTKFHFKSLFDYAAYSYLAFNLSGEIYNWADTILIGIFLTSAQVGAYEIAWRISGLLPVISEAIGTTIFAYISKEYSDNNLETIKETASNSLIPSILLPVPAFFGVIYLSDEILTIFFGKEFVMASIPLIILSSEKIFRSVHVIYGHLLSATNEQRIAGRISILSSALNLIMNIILINYIGIIGAAVATAVSAIINTTLHIYYSNRHISLSFPVRDILWVILSSMIMGILVATVGSISDIDTGVKLVLIIMFGVLVYTTLILSRESIRSGAISTVKRLKQT from the coding sequence ATGGATCTTTCTATTTCTGCGTCTAAACTAACGATCTCGAGGATTTTCTCCATCATTATTGGGTTTGCAGGAATCACCATATTTTCACAAAAGTTGGGTGCCAGTGGAATAGGGAAGTTCTTCTTATTTCAAGCAACTGTCGCGGTAAGCGGCATTATATCGGATTTGGGAGTGCAAACAGCAGCAGAGAAAAAAATAAGTGGAAAAGAAGATAAAAGAGAGTTTTTAACAGCATCAGTATTATTAAAGATATCTACCTTGATTATTGCCTCATTTATAATATTCACCCTAAAGGCGCCTATTAATCACTTTCTCAATTTATCAGAAATTTACCTTTTGATTGTCGGAATCTGGCTAAGTGAGCTGTATAAGACTGGTATTAAAATCCTAAATGCAGAGCTCCGTGTTGGGGAGACAGCAGTCTTACGATTGTGGAGGCAAGTTTGTTGGGTTCTAGGTTCAATAATATATCTATTATTTATAAATATTTCATCAGATGGGCTTATATTAGCATTCCTTCTCTCATATCTCACTTCTATTTTCTGGATAGGAGCTAAAATCTCAATCACTCCTGGATACCCGACTAAATTCCACTTTAAATCGTTATTTGATTACGCCGCTTATAGCTATTTGGCATTTAATCTTTCTGGAGAAATATACAATTGGGCCGATACCATTTTGATAGGAATATTTCTTACCTCTGCACAAGTCGGAGCCTACGAAATTGCGTGGCGAATCTCCGGGTTATTACCAGTAATAAGTGAGGCGATCGGAACCACGATATTCGCATATATTAGTAAGGAATATTCGGATAACAATTTAGAAACTATCAAAGAAACCGCCTCAAATAGTCTAATTCCCAGTATCCTGTTACCAGTTCCCGCCTTTTTCGGTGTTATCTACCTCTCAGACGAGATACTGACTATTTTTTTCGGAAAAGAATTTGTAATGGCATCGATTCCATTGATAATCCTATCTTCTGAAAAAATATTCAGATCCGTACACGTGATTTATGGTCATTTATTATCCGCAACAAATGAGCAAAGAATTGCAGGACGGATATCCATACTATCTTCCGCCCTGAATTTGATCATGAATATAATATTGATAAATTATATAGGGATCATAGGTGCTGCCGTAGCCACGGCTGTCTCCGCCATAATCAATACCACACTCCACATCTACTATTCAAATCGACATATATCATTAAGCTTCCCAGTTAGAGACATACTTTGGGTCATCTTATCTAGTATGATTATGGGAATCTTAGTAGCTACAGTAGGTTCAATTTCAGATATAGATACAGGCGTTAAACTCGTTCTTATCATTATGTTTGGCGTCCTAGTGTATACGACCCTCATCTTATCAAGGGAATCAATCAGATCGGGGGCTATATCAACAGTAAAGAGATTAAAACAAACCTAG
- a CDS encoding NAD-dependent epimerase/dehydratase family protein has translation MTVLVTGGLGYIGSRLIREVPDHPAYSGEEIRILDNYRQPRFHSLWDLPSYADYDMIRGDIRDEDDRAEALEGVDTVFHLAAITNAPETFDIPEKTWDVNHEAAVALFEDAKEAGVDDFVNAVTCSVYGRTEEEITEEFDCEPESPYGEAKLAAEQEMFEKFDGEIGLTGLRLGTVYGWTTGMRFDTVVDKFAWLAAMDEPLTVYEGAEEQKRPYLHVQDAVRSMLFAGAELGDGEAYNVVGQNGRLQDVVDAIEKHFPGVEIGYTEAEQLNQLSYIVSDEKIRQEGFETAYSLDQGVEELSDKFRAFI, from the coding sequence ATGACAGTACTTGTTACAGGCGGGTTGGGGTACATTGGATCAAGGCTCATTCGAGAGGTTCCGGATCACCCAGCGTACTCGGGTGAGGAAATCCGGATTCTGGATAACTACCGACAGCCGCGGTTTCACTCGTTGTGGGACCTGCCTTCCTACGCGGACTACGACATGATCCGAGGTGACATCCGCGACGAGGATGATCGGGCTGAGGCTCTCGAAGGCGTAGACACGGTCTTTCACTTAGCGGCCATCACGAATGCGCCCGAGACGTTCGACATCCCCGAAAAGACATGGGATGTGAACCACGAAGCTGCAGTTGCTCTCTTTGAAGATGCTAAGGAGGCTGGCGTTGACGATTTCGTGAATGCGGTAACCTGTTCTGTCTATGGTCGGACGGAAGAAGAGATCACAGAGGAGTTCGACTGTGAGCCAGAATCACCCTATGGAGAGGCGAAACTCGCCGCGGAACAGGAGATGTTCGAGAAGTTTGACGGCGAGATTGGTCTAACTGGGCTTCGGCTGGGGACTGTATACGGTTGGACAACTGGGATGCGCTTCGATACGGTCGTCGATAAGTTTGCGTGGCTGGCCGCAATGGATGAGCCGCTGACTGTGTATGAGGGCGCAGAGGAACAAAAGCGTCCGTATCTACACGTGCAGGACGCTGTTCGGTCCATGTTGTTTGCAGGTGCCGAATTAGGTGATGGTGAAGCATATAACGTCGTCGGGCAGAACGGGCGGTTGCAGGACGTTGTTGATGCTATCGAGAAGCACTTCCCCGGTGTTGAAATTGGATATACTGAGGCTGAACAGTTGAATCAGCTCTCATATATTGTTAGCGATGAGAAAATTCGACAGGAAGGGTTTGAGACGGCATATTCGTTGGATCAGGGGGTTGAGGAATTATCTGACAAATTTAGGGCGTTTATTTAA
- a CDS encoding glucose-1-phosphate thymidylyltransferase, which yields MKGVILAGGTGSRLRPITHTGPKQLVPIANKPVLEYAVDDLKDAGITEIGIILGNKGRDEIQEYFGDGAEFGVDITYIVQGEPLGLAHAVGCARDFVSDDSFVVYLGDDMMREGIEDLVADFDAEEYAAGIGLQEVDEPSRYGIVGRNEAGDVTELVEKPEDPPSNLALIGIYLFTPEIFEQIEGLEPSWRGELEITDAIQGLLDKGHRVQSHVVHGWWKDTGKPGDVLHANRLVLDDIESDIQGEVQDESSITGRVEIGEGTVVEEGAVVRGPVSIGENTRIKSEAYVGPYSSIGDNCEVDNVHIESSVAIGENTITADRTIVDSLLGREASVTTNKDKQPAGDRLVIGQNSSLEL from the coding sequence ATGAAAGGAGTTATTCTCGCAGGCGGAACTGGATCTCGATTGCGCCCGATTACGCATACTGGGCCGAAACAACTCGTTCCGATTGCGAACAAGCCTGTCCTTGAATACGCTGTTGATGACCTGAAGGACGCCGGTATCACTGAGATTGGGATTATCTTGGGGAACAAGGGTCGAGACGAAATTCAAGAGTACTTCGGGGACGGTGCGGAGTTCGGCGTTGACATCACCTATATCGTTCAAGGAGAACCCCTTGGACTCGCGCATGCAGTCGGATGTGCGCGTGACTTCGTCAGCGACGATTCATTTGTCGTATATCTCGGAGACGACATGATGCGCGAGGGCATCGAAGACCTCGTCGCAGATTTCGACGCTGAGGAATACGCTGCAGGGATCGGTCTACAGGAGGTAGACGAGCCCTCTCGATACGGGATTGTTGGGCGAAACGAAGCCGGCGACGTGACCGAACTCGTCGAAAAGCCCGAGGATCCTCCATCAAATCTTGCCCTCATCGGTATTTACCTTTTTACACCGGAGATCTTCGAACAGATTGAAGGTCTGGAGCCGTCATGGCGTGGTGAATTGGAGATTACGGATGCCATCCAAGGGCTTCTGGATAAAGGACATCGTGTTCAGTCACACGTCGTCCATGGCTGGTGGAAAGATACTGGAAAGCCTGGTGATGTTCTGCATGCCAACCGTCTCGTCCTCGACGACATTGAGTCGGACATACAGGGTGAAGTCCAAGACGAATCCTCAATTACGGGCCGTGTAGAGATTGGCGAAGGAACCGTCGTTGAAGAAGGTGCGGTAGTGCGGGGACCTGTGTCGATTGGGGAAAATACCCGAATCAAGTCGGAAGCGTACGTAGGGCCGTACTCCAGTATCGGAGACAACTGCGAAGTGGATAACGTCCACATTGAATCGAGCGTGGCCATCGGTGAAAATACGATCACAGCTGATCGTACTATCGTCGATAGTCTCCTTGGCCGGGAGGCATCGGTGACGACAAATAAAGACAAACAACCCGCAGGTGACCGTCTTGTTATCGGTCAGAACTCGTCCTTGGAACTATGA
- a CDS encoding dTDP-4-dehydrorhamnose 3,5-epimerase family protein, translating to MIHDVEIEELQINADERGCLTELWRSDWEFFQGEDEPTMSYFSETYPGIIRAWHRHHRGQIDHFVVPRGKAKVGIYDDRQDSPTQGEVDTYIIGEGNMNAIRVPGDCWHGFKAVGDERVLLLNFPTNLYDYEDPDEERLPYDTDEIPLDWEEPPHE from the coding sequence ATGATACACGATGTGGAAATAGAAGAACTCCAGATTAATGCGGACGAGCGCGGATGTCTCACTGAGCTCTGGCGCTCAGACTGGGAGTTCTTTCAGGGAGAAGACGAACCAACGATGTCCTATTTTTCCGAGACGTACCCGGGAATCATCCGTGCGTGGCATCGTCACCATCGCGGTCAGATTGACCACTTTGTCGTCCCCCGTGGAAAGGCAAAGGTCGGCATCTACGATGACCGCCAGGACTCACCTACACAAGGCGAAGTTGATACTTACATTATTGGGGAAGGGAATATGAACGCAATCCGTGTTCCAGGGGACTGCTGGCACGGGTTCAAAGCAGTTGGTGACGAACGGGTTCTGTTACTTAATTTCCCGACGAACCTCTACGACTACGAGGACCCTGATGAAGAACGACTACCGTATGATACTGATGAAATCCCACTTGACTGGGAAGAGCCTCCTCACGAATAA
- the lhgO gene encoding L-2-hydroxyglutarate oxidase codes for MSEYDVAIVGGGCVGCSVAYHLASQTDLEICVVEKEHHLAEHQSGRNSGVLHPGFNYPPGSLKAKFATEGTRRMKEYCEDNDIPLEELGVLVVATDQEERERLTEIQEQATENGVETEILETREEIQEHEPHAAGEAALYCPEAASVDSQKYVYSLAGDAENRGVDFYTGYEVKEIETVDDTHHLLTSNGTISASYLVNAAGLYADELAHQMGVGEEYQIVPFRGEYYELVPQKRNLVNTMIYPTPDPELPFLGVHFTRRTDDKVIIGPNAVLAFGREAYENTQFDISELASTFKYEGFWKLLASPKMIGVALNELNKSYRKAAFIEASQSLVPEVETEDFRKSYAGIRAQVVRDDGTLIKDPLFEHGSQSTHVLNAVSPGLTSSLPFGDHLSEAVLDQME; via the coding sequence ATGTCCGAATACGATGTCGCTATCGTAGGTGGTGGATGTGTTGGTTGTTCCGTGGCCTATCACTTAGCCAGCCAGACAGATTTAGAGATTTGTGTGGTTGAGAAGGAGCACCACCTTGCTGAACACCAGAGCGGACGTAACTCCGGTGTCCTTCATCCAGGGTTCAATTATCCTCCCGGTTCGCTAAAGGCAAAATTCGCAACCGAAGGAACCCGCCGAATGAAAGAGTACTGTGAGGATAATGATATCCCTCTCGAAGAATTAGGTGTTCTTGTTGTCGCAACGGACCAAGAGGAACGAGAACGACTAACCGAAATCCAAGAACAGGCGACAGAAAACGGAGTCGAGACGGAAATCTTAGAAACCAGAGAGGAAATCCAAGAGCACGAACCACACGCTGCCGGCGAAGCTGCCCTCTACTGCCCTGAAGCCGCCTCTGTTGACTCACAAAAGTACGTCTATTCACTTGCGGGCGATGCAGAGAACCGCGGCGTTGACTTTTACACTGGGTACGAGGTGAAGGAAATCGAAACAGTTGACGATACACATCACCTTCTCACCTCGAATGGAACAATCAGCGCGTCCTATCTCGTGAATGCTGCTGGACTATACGCTGATGAACTTGCCCATCAGATGGGCGTTGGAGAAGAGTATCAAATCGTGCCGTTCCGCGGCGAATACTACGAACTGGTCCCTCAAAAACGTAATCTGGTGAATACGATGATTTACCCCACGCCAGATCCAGAACTCCCGTTCTTAGGGGTTCACTTCACGCGACGAACCGACGACAAGGTGATTATCGGGCCGAATGCCGTGCTCGCGTTCGGACGGGAGGCGTACGAAAATACCCAATTCGATATTTCAGAATTAGCATCGACGTTTAAATATGAAGGCTTCTGGAAGCTCTTGGCGTCGCCGAAGATGATTGGCGTCGCGCTCAATGAGTTGAACAAGTCGTATCGAAAGGCAGCGTTCATTGAGGCATCGCAGTCTCTCGTTCCGGAAGTCGAAACAGAAGACTTCAGAAAGAGTTACGCAGGTATTCGTGCCCAAGTTGTTCGAGATGACGGCACGCTCATCAAAGATCCACTCTTTGAGCACGGTTCGCAATCCACCCACGTATTGAATGCGGTTTCACCTGGACTCACGTCTTCACTTCCATTCGGAGACCACCTTTCAGAGGCGGTTCTGGATCAAATGGAGTAA
- the rfbD gene encoding dTDP-4-dehydrorhamnose reductase, with product MRVIVIGGSGLVGSNIVEQAESRGDTVRSTHLDNQVETTDIELDKTDAGRTQSVITDFDPDVIVDTAAFHAVDDCETKRNQAWSVNAAGTRNVATAANEAGAHLIYLSTDYVFPGDPVETPYTESDQIQPINYYAETKYAGERAARIADEVTILRPSVIYGTASQNFVTWALGELEDNNELTIVDDQTSSPTYAPDLAKACLRIGEETQTGLYHSTGPESMSRYEFTVVLAEVCGYDTGLIKPITTEEFGQEAPRPTDSTLDSSTLYDAIDYEFRDPASAFEELR from the coding sequence ATGCGAGTCATTGTAATCGGGGGGTCCGGTCTTGTCGGATCAAATATTGTCGAGCAAGCAGAATCTCGTGGGGACACCGTTCGTTCAACACACCTTGATAACCAGGTGGAAACCACAGATATCGAGCTGGACAAAACGGATGCAGGCCGAACTCAGTCCGTCATTACGGACTTTGATCCGGACGTTATCGTAGATACAGCAGCTTTCCACGCAGTTGACGACTGCGAAACGAAGCGGAATCAGGCTTGGAGTGTAAATGCTGCTGGAACTCGGAACGTCGCTACTGCGGCAAACGAAGCTGGCGCTCACCTCATTTACCTCTCTACGGACTACGTCTTTCCTGGCGACCCGGTGGAAACACCGTATACCGAGTCGGACCAGATTCAACCGATCAACTACTATGCTGAGACAAAATATGCGGGCGAACGAGCAGCACGTATCGCAGATGAAGTGACCATCCTCCGGCCGAGTGTTATTTATGGCACAGCGAGCCAGAACTTCGTAACGTGGGCCCTTGGCGAGTTAGAAGACAATAATGAATTGACTATTGTCGACGATCAGACATCATCTCCCACATACGCCCCTGATTTGGCGAAAGCATGTCTTCGTATCGGAGAGGAAACCCAGACTGGATTATACCACTCAACAGGGCCCGAGTCCATGTCACGGTATGAATTTACTGTTGTACTTGCAGAAGTGTGTGGGTACGATACGGGCCTAATTAAACCGATCACAACCGAAGAATTCGGTCAAGAAGCGCCACGGCCCACGGATAGTACTCTTGATTCCTCTACTCTCTACGATGCTATTGACTATGAATTCCGGGACCCTGCATCGGCATTCGAAGAGTTGCGTTGA
- a CDS encoding NUDIX domain-containing protein: MPDDVTPYEDMHVHDEHIPEDRFAEFIARMPQVCVDLILETQQGFLLAKREITPSVWFWLGSRLYKGERLPDAAHRIADEELGLDITIHDQYGPYAHFWESSSVDGSPSRHTVNPVFHVRPANDDYEITLDDQHTDYRFVTALDPDMHHYVRLYLEDNVLV; encoded by the coding sequence ATGCCGGACGACGTCACCCCGTACGAGGATATGCACGTCCACGACGAACACATCCCCGAGGACCGCTTCGCGGAGTTCATCGCACGGATGCCACAGGTCTGTGTGGACCTCATCCTCGAAACTCAGCAGGGCTTCCTGCTGGCGAAACGTGAGATCACCCCCTCAGTATGGTTCTGGCTCGGCAGCCGACTGTACAAGGGCGAACGCCTCCCCGACGCCGCCCACCGCATCGCCGACGAGGAGCTGGGTCTCGACATCACCATCCACGACCAGTACGGCCCCTACGCCCACTTCTGGGAGTCCAGTTCCGTCGACGGCAGCCCCTCGCGACACACCGTCAATCCGGTCTTTCACGTCCGGCCCGCCAACGACGACTACGAGATTACCTTGGACGACCAACACACCGACTACCGCTTTGTCACCGCCCTCGACCCCGATATGCACCACTACGTCCGACTGTATCTCGAGGACAACGTCCTCGTTTGA